One Curtobacterium sp. BH-2-1-1 genomic region harbors:
- a CDS encoding DHA2 family efflux MFS transporter permease subunit, with product MTSVSTTTEKKPWPALWALVVGFFMILVDSTIVSVATPTIAAKLDASINSVIWVTSAYLLAYAVPLLITGRLGDRFGPKVMYQIGLVVFTLSSLWCGLAGSIEVLIVARVVQGLGAAMMTPQTMAVITRIFPPQNRGAAMGLWGAVAGVASLVGPIVGGLLVDGFGWEWIFFVNVPVGVVAFVLAQRFVPSFDRHGHRFDTLGIVLSAVGMFLLVFGIQEGETYDWGTITGPISVWSLIIAGIVVLVAFVVWQGVQKGEPLLPLGLFKDRNFTLANIAITAVGVAISSFALPIMLWAQDVLTFSPTQAALLLVPQAVLSAGLAPLVGKNLNRWSLRWVAAFGLACFSGALFWFGSLLASGADWGWVLLPSTLLGLANACMWGPLSVSATRNLPPKLAGAGSGVYNTTRQIGAVLGSAGIAALIEARITANFPASTGGTSAGGAEQQVGALPAFLQQPFATAMGQSLVLPAVVLGIGIVAALFLAKPKQTVAWQQTGGTSDGSPASASDGSVVGSEQRHGVHAAAPAPETAEAELAATDHHGRHADA from the coding sequence ATGACCTCCGTCTCGACCACCACCGAGAAGAAGCCGTGGCCGGCCCTCTGGGCCCTCGTCGTCGGCTTCTTCATGATCCTCGTCGACTCGACGATCGTGTCCGTCGCGACGCCGACCATCGCCGCGAAGCTCGACGCCAGCATCAACTCCGTCATCTGGGTGACGAGCGCCTACCTGCTCGCCTACGCCGTGCCGCTCCTCATCACCGGCCGGCTCGGTGACCGCTTCGGCCCGAAGGTCATGTACCAGATCGGGCTCGTGGTGTTCACGCTCTCGAGCCTCTGGTGCGGGCTCGCCGGCTCGATCGAGGTGCTCATCGTGGCCCGTGTGGTCCAGGGGCTCGGTGCGGCGATGATGACGCCGCAGACGATGGCCGTGATCACGCGCATCTTCCCGCCGCAGAACCGCGGCGCGGCGATGGGCCTCTGGGGTGCCGTCGCCGGTGTCGCCTCGCTCGTCGGCCCGATCGTGGGCGGCCTGCTCGTCGACGGCTTCGGCTGGGAGTGGATCTTCTTCGTCAACGTCCCGGTCGGTGTGGTCGCGTTCGTGCTCGCGCAGCGCTTCGTCCCGTCGTTCGACCGGCACGGGCACCGCTTCGACACCCTCGGCATCGTCCTGAGCGCGGTCGGCATGTTCCTGCTCGTCTTCGGCATCCAGGAAGGCGAGACCTACGACTGGGGCACCATCACCGGCCCGATCTCGGTCTGGTCGCTCATCATCGCCGGCATCGTCGTGCTCGTCGCCTTCGTGGTGTGGCAGGGCGTGCAGAAGGGTGAGCCGCTCCTGCCGCTCGGCCTCTTCAAGGACCGCAACTTCACGCTCGCGAACATCGCCATCACCGCGGTCGGCGTCGCCATCTCGTCGTTCGCCCTGCCGATCATGCTCTGGGCGCAGGACGTGCTGACGTTCAGCCCGACCCAGGCGGCGCTGCTCCTCGTCCCGCAGGCCGTGCTCTCGGCCGGCCTTGCCCCGCTCGTCGGCAAGAACCTCAACCGGTGGAGCCTCCGCTGGGTCGCGGCGTTCGGACTCGCCTGCTTCTCCGGCGCGCTGTTCTGGTTCGGGTCGCTCCTGGCCTCGGGTGCCGACTGGGGCTGGGTGCTCCTGCCGTCGACGCTCCTCGGCCTCGCGAACGCCTGCATGTGGGGGCCGCTCTCGGTCTCCGCGACGCGCAACCTGCCGCCGAAGCTCGCCGGCGCCGGCTCGGGCGTCTACAACACCACGCGGCAGATCGGTGCCGTCCTCGGCTCGGCCGGCATCGCGGCGCTGATCGAGGCGCGGATCACGGCCAACTTCCCGGCGTCCACCGGCGGCACGAGCGCCGGCGGTGCGGAGCAGCAGGTCGGGGCGCTCCCGGCCTTCCTGCAGCAGCCGTTCGCCACCGCCATGGGGCAGTCGCTCGTGCTGCCGGCCGTGGTGCTCGGCATCGGGATCGTCGCCGCGCTGTTCCTGGCGAAGCCGAAGCAGACCGTGGCGTGGCAGCAGACCGGCGGCACGTCCGACGGGTCGCCCGCGTCTGCGTCCGACGGCAGCGTGGTGGGGTCCGAGCAGCGTCACGGTGTCCACGCCGCGGCACCCGCGCCGGAGACCGCCGAGGCCGAGCTCGCCGCGACCGACCACCACGGGCGGCACGCCGACGCCTAG
- a CDS encoding cytochrome c oxidase assembly protein — translation MPGGGLSSAARSSRRHPTPSTPEFWSTWHLDPLAAVLIAVAAVTYGWWVVGAARRGTRWPWWRTLAFVGALVLFGILQFGIVGIHDQDLRWAFVLRLALLFFAVPTFAAFAAPVSLLRSGGPARLAQAASAALASRPARVLGNAVVSPLIALALFCVLLTPFSSTIRESPVWATAITVFVPMLGFALLTPLSEPGILRSSTFVTMEFLLAFVELMADAIPGIVLRITNHVLDGSVTAAVGQPWFPSPLRDQHLAGDLLWFIAEVADVPVLISLFIRWQRSDRREARTVDALTDEEMAELTRAHLQRRG, via the coding sequence GTGCCGGGCGGAGGATTGTCGTCGGCCGCACGATCCTCGAGGAGGCACCCCACGCCGTCGACACCCGAGTTCTGGAGCACGTGGCACCTCGACCCGCTCGCGGCCGTCCTCATCGCCGTGGCTGCGGTCACCTACGGCTGGTGGGTCGTCGGTGCCGCCAGGCGGGGCACCCGGTGGCCGTGGTGGCGGACGCTCGCCTTCGTCGGGGCGCTCGTCCTGTTCGGCATCCTGCAGTTCGGGATCGTCGGCATCCACGATCAGGACCTCCGGTGGGCGTTCGTGCTGCGGTTGGCCCTGCTCTTCTTCGCGGTCCCCACCTTCGCCGCGTTCGCCGCGCCCGTCTCGTTGCTCCGCTCGGGAGGCCCGGCTCGCCTCGCGCAGGCAGCCTCCGCAGCGCTCGCATCGCGTCCGGCACGGGTCCTCGGCAACGCGGTCGTGTCGCCGCTGATCGCCCTCGCGCTGTTCTGCGTGCTGCTCACCCCGTTCTCGTCGACGATCCGCGAGTCCCCGGTCTGGGCGACGGCGATCACGGTGTTCGTGCCGATGCTCGGGTTCGCCCTGCTGACCCCGCTGTCCGAGCCGGGGATCCTCCGCTCGTCGACGTTCGTCACGATGGAGTTCCTGCTCGCGTTCGTCGAGCTCATGGCGGACGCGATCCCGGGCATCGTGCTCCGGATCACGAACCACGTGCTCGACGGGTCGGTCACGGCGGCGGTCGGGCAGCCGTGGTTCCCGTCGCCCCTGCGCGACCAGCACCTCGCCGGAGACCTGCTGTGGTTCATCGCCGAGGTCGCGGACGTGCCGGTGCTCATCTCGCTGTTCATCCGGTGGCAGCGATCCGATCGCCGCGAGGCCCGCACCGTCGACGCCCTCACCGACGAGGAGATGGCGGAGCTCACCCGGGCGCACCTGCAGCGCCGCGGGTGA
- a CDS encoding PadR family transcriptional regulator yields the protein MASLTPLAFAALGLLAESPMHPYEMFQTMLQRRDDQNVKVRPGTLYHQIGRLVDLGYAEALGTAREGNRPERTTYAITDHGRTALEDGLRRMIAEPADEYPEFQLAVSHVDNLSAEDAATALRARARALRTEREQYDEAATGLQAKRLADRFWLDVSYVRAMLTAQIEWLDAAADRIASGDIPWDGPAVPTDTGTTTNSKEPTR from the coding sequence ATGGCGTCGCTCACGCCCCTCGCGTTCGCCGCGCTCGGGCTCCTCGCGGAGTCGCCCATGCACCCCTACGAGATGTTCCAGACGATGCTGCAGCGTCGCGACGACCAGAACGTCAAGGTCCGACCGGGCACGCTCTACCACCAGATCGGTCGCCTGGTGGACCTCGGCTACGCCGAGGCGCTCGGCACCGCGCGAGAAGGCAACCGACCGGAACGCACCACCTACGCGATCACCGACCACGGGCGCACCGCGCTCGAGGACGGCCTCCGCCGCATGATCGCCGAGCCCGCCGACGAGTACCCGGAGTTCCAACTCGCGGTCTCCCACGTCGACAACCTGAGCGCCGAGGACGCGGCGACCGCCCTGCGCGCCCGCGCCCGCGCACTCCGGACGGAACGCGAGCAGTACGACGAAGCCGCCACGGGCCTCCAGGCCAAGCGTCTCGCGGACCGCTTCTGGCTGGACGTGTCGTACGTCCGTGCCATGCTCACCGCGCAGATCGAGTGGCTCGACGCCGCGGCCGACCGGATCGCGAGCGGCGACATCCCCTGGGACGGCCCGGCCGTCCCCACCGACACAGGCACCACCACGAACAGCAAGGAACCCACTCGATGA
- the purQ gene encoding phosphoribosylformylglycinamidine synthase subunit PurQ, translating to MRIGVITFPGSLDDRDAQRAVRLAGADPVALWHGDHDLQGVDAIVLPGGFSYGDYLRAGAIAAKAPIMAEVIDAAGKGMPVLGICNGFQMLAEARLVPGAHTRNAHQQFIRRDQKLRVETSATAWTSGFTAQQEITIPLKNADGRFVADADEIKRIEDNGQVVFRYVGVNPNGSIDDIAGVSNERGNVVGLMPHPEHATEPGFGPDTPAAMASGTDGLTFFTSVIESTLVK from the coding sequence GTGCGCATCGGCGTCATCACGTTCCCGGGCTCGCTCGACGACCGCGACGCCCAGCGCGCGGTCCGCCTCGCCGGCGCCGACCCCGTCGCGCTCTGGCACGGCGACCACGACCTGCAGGGCGTCGACGCGATCGTCCTCCCCGGCGGGTTCTCCTACGGCGACTACCTGCGTGCCGGTGCGATCGCGGCGAAGGCCCCGATCATGGCCGAGGTCATCGACGCCGCCGGCAAGGGGATGCCCGTGCTCGGCATCTGCAACGGCTTCCAGATGCTCGCCGAAGCGCGACTCGTCCCGGGCGCGCACACCCGCAACGCGCACCAGCAGTTCATCCGGCGCGACCAGAAGCTCCGCGTCGAGACCAGCGCCACGGCGTGGACGAGCGGCTTCACGGCCCAGCAGGAGATCACCATCCCGCTGAAGAACGCCGACGGCCGCTTCGTCGCGGACGCCGACGAGATCAAGCGCATCGAGGACAACGGCCAGGTCGTGTTCCGCTACGTCGGCGTGAACCCGAACGGGTCGATCGACGACATCGCGGGCGTCTCCAACGAGCGCGGCAACGTCGTCGGCCTGATGCCGCACCCCGAGCACGCGACGGAGCCCGGGTTCGGCCCGGACACCCCCGCGGCGATGGCCTCCGGCACGGACGGCCTCACCTTCTTCACCTCCGTGATCGAGTCGACGCTCGTCAAGTGA
- the purS gene encoding phosphoribosylformylglycinamidine synthase subunit PurS — translation MPTIVVEVMPKAEILDPQGKAVGNALARLGKADLTNVRIGKRFEVAVDGPVDDQKLAEVREIAADVFSNAVIEDVVSVTVEGE, via the coding sequence GTGCCAACGATCGTCGTCGAGGTCATGCCGAAGGCCGAGATCCTCGACCCCCAGGGCAAGGCGGTGGGCAACGCCCTCGCCCGTCTCGGCAAGGCAGACCTGACCAACGTCCGCATCGGCAAGCGCTTCGAGGTGGCCGTCGACGGCCCGGTCGACGACCAGAAGCTGGCCGAGGTCCGCGAGATCGCCGCCGACGTCTTCTCCAACGCCGTCATCGAGGACGTCGTGTCCGTGACGGTCGAAGGCGAGTGA